CACTCGTCCGGCTCATCCTTATCTCGATTACCGCTAGCCGCCTTTTGTTCTCGAGCGCTGGCCGCTCGGCCTCAGGTGTGAATTAGTCCGGTTCGTTATGGACCATATGTTCAGGCGGTAAGGATGCTTTTGGATGAGCCGGgaatttaaaactcaaacaacgTGTTCTCTCGATGCTTCTTTATTCGATACTAACTTAACAATATATGGATGTGGactgtatatatttatctataactAGGTATGCACTCGCGCTGCTTAGACTAATTTGGACAGTGCAAGAGTCAAGTTTTATACCTATCTGATATATGGACAGTTAAGATTCCACAAAATAGGTCtgcacatattattattttgataaatgaTTCTCTACTAATTCCCTATCTTATCTATTTTCTACGAAGGGTTCAaaacctggtaagggcatttattcgtgtgatgagcatggatatttgttcctgagtcatgggcgttttctatgtatttaagtatttattattatatatatcgttttctaagtaccctcaacacaagccttattgagcttactgtgggacttagtcgatttgtgtattaatgtcctataatatttattaattatttatttatttcttagtgAATTTTCTGTGAGATCATAATCTGACTCCAACGTTTCTTCGGGACTAAGAAGGCCATTCTAATCAACTATAATCGTTTCAGGTAATATCGCGTGCCCCGGTACATGCGTGGAGAACCGTCTCACACAATACTGCGAGGCCTATCTAACGTCACGGGACCTCTGCGTATCTGGACGGTTGTGCTGTGTGGCCAAAGATGGCTACGGTGACCGACGTCCGGCTGACCTGGTGGTGCCTAGCGAGAATAAGAAGCACACTAAGAGACCTAGCACAGCTGTAAGTCACTTTACTACTAGATTAGTCTAGAGGCGTTCCTTATGTTCCGGGATTTTGGCGTTTGTGGACGGTTGTGTTGCGTGGCCAAAGATGGCTACGGTGACCGACGGCCGGCTGACCTGGTGGTGCCTAGCGATAATAAGAAGCACACTAAGAGACCTAGCACAGCTGTAAGTGTTGAAAAAAGTTTGAAGATACCAGGAGTTGTAGAAAAGTTTTTGGGGGTAATTTACTTTAGATAAACTTCGACCAGCAATTATAACCTTTAAAGAAAATACAGTTTAGTTTTATAACTCTTATATGTAGTATACAATGGCTCTAATTTATAGTTTATCCAATATTAATAATTAcgccaaaatttaatttaagatactAGTAGTTATTTGCAATGAATGAGGTCTAATTTATgggaatttgttttttttttcgtaatattAAATAGAATCAGCGACAGTACAAATTGCGACATATTAGCCATCCAAATTATTATCTATTTGAttaccggtttggcctagtgggttgtgaccctgcctacgaagctgatggtcccgggttcaaatcctggtaagggcatgtatttgtgtgatgagcatggatatttgttcctgagtcatgggtgttttctatgtatttaagtatttataaatatttatatattatatatatcgttgtctaagtaccctcaacacaagccttattgagcttactgtgggacttagtcaatttgtgtaataatgtcctataatatttatttattatttatttattatctattatgTTCCCCAGCTGACTACAACATCAGCCCCTTCAAAATACAAGGGCCCTACGCGCAAATGCCGCGGCGACTGCATCAGCGGACTCTTCGCTCTGCTCTGCGACCACGTGGACGAGGACGCGTACTGTCCCGGAGAAGGGACGTGCTGTGCTACGGAGCCTAAAGGGGAACAGACTACGACCAGGCGACCACAGACTACACCGAGACCTACTACGCCGGTAAGCAATTTCCAGCGAAAGGACGTACTGCGCTACGGAGCCTGGGAAACAGACAAAACGAGCGGCCTACACCAcggtatactacgtcggtaagTGTGCTAACTGACTGGACAAGAGCTTCAGTGCTCGCCGCTCAAATCCCTTGAAATTTCAAAGCTAATCTCCACGCCTTGCCGAATGCGCCGTTGGATACATCCTACTAAAGCCTTACACTAAGCAATATTTCGTGCAGTAATGATTTTTGCTGTCTTGGAGACTGCTGCGCTTCGGGAGGTAAAGAAGAACAATACCTCAACCTGCTGCGATAAGAAATACATTCAGTTTATTCATAGAAAACCATTGCTAGGCTACTGAACTGTCAGCAAAAGAGATGCAGTTTCTTTggacacttttgaaaaatccttAATTTCCTCCCGGACCCATTTTGGTAACCATAATTAAGCATGACTCTTCTAATATATATGCCCCACTGCCCCAATATAATCTGATTGGAACATTCGTGCTTTTTTTAGTTGTGTAACTTGTAAAGAGTATAACGTGTTATAACCATAGACGAGAATTCCTTGACGAATTTATCGTCCTTTAACACTATTAATGTTGGCTCTTCCCATTTTTCGTCAAACTAACCAAAACTTTCCTCctccaattctccctcaattgctcaaaggttaactggaagagatccctgaaagggataagttcgcctttgtactaatgatgtgtgttttttcctgttttaagtttattttttgtacaataaagtgttttattactactattactagtattactacctactactactaGCAGTTACTTATTAAGTTGAAAGTGTTTTATCTCTTAGAGAGGTTTCCTTGACGTGCTTTTCAACAAGCGATATGTCACTGTCAAAACATTGTCTTCCACTTTTTATCTCTTCAAATTAACCATAACTTTCCATTAACAGCGTTCTGTTCTCCCTTCCTCTCCTCTAGTGGCCAACGTCCAAGTACAAGGAGCACAAATGCCGTGGGGACTGTATGGGGGAGATGTTCGCGCGCTGGTGCGACCAGGTGGACGAAGATGCGTATTGCCCGGGGGAGGAGAAGTGCTGTGTGGCGGCAACTAGACGGCCTCCCACTACACCCAAACCGGTAAGTGATATTGAATGGATAAATTGCTTAGCGTCGAGTATGGTGAAACTGATTTTGGAACGTTGGATGTTATAAACTTATGCATAATGCCTTAAACAAGTAGTTAAGTTAGTTaattattaatcaaaataaaggTATGTAGACTGAATGGCTTCGTTTAAATAACtaattgtgaccgcggccggcaaaacctcccactttgtcgcttgccataaggacgagatttgcttgtatactaatgacctgtcaaggcgtccttatggcaagcgacaaagtgggacgttttgccggccacgGTCACAATTTTGggtttaattttaactttgttTTGGCATTAAATAGCCATAgatttaaatcaaataaatgaGGGTAGATTTGAATTCAAACTACCTATTTGCGCCAGTTGCGTCACTAAAGGTAAATgcgctttttttattaagtacctgTAAATGAGAGGTTTTATTTTTCGCAGTTAAAATGTAGGGTTTTTGAACAagtctttttatataattgctTCAGGCACCGCTGCCTCGCTGCCCCGGCTACTGTCTCCTGAACATCATGGCGGCGTTCTGCGAGCGGCCCGCCGTGCTCGTGTCCCACACACAGTGCAAGACTAGCGGCTCCGTGTGCTGCGACAATAGCAGGTAAGGTTCCATGGTAACTTTGGCGGACATCTCGAGGCAATATAGACTAAGGAAGTGTTTCTCATAAATACCGCGAAATACTTCGTTAGTTCGTCTTCTATATTGGCCTATTTATAGCTCCAATAatcaagagcgatagagaggcagataacgaaatattGATACTCGTGGTACGGCTTCTGTACTTCTGTAAAGTAGCTCGTTTGGATTACAGCATGTAGGCGAAGCAAAAGCATGCATGGGGGAGACCGAGGTGAGTTGAAACAACGTAATTTTTACGGTATCTATAATCGTCTTGAAGGAAGAAAACATAATCAGGGACTTGCGTGTCTCAAAATTGACGTGGTTTTAACTTACCTCTGTTTCAACTCACCTCGGTCCCCTTACTACATCATTCTATATGCTACTTTTTCATCTCGCAAACTCAAAGCAAGGTCAAATCATGAGCCGAAGTAGGTACATTGGCCACTCCTACAGCACAGTACAGACCTCATTATACAAGAGGGTTTAGACTTTATTTCCCACGCTGGACCAATGTAGATTGAGGACTTTCACCTTTGTATGATGGTTGTAGTTTTTTTTCCACAATATTTTTCTTAGAAGGTCAGTTTATGCGACCAAGTCCGTCGATTACCATTTACAATCTAGTGAAAATAAGGTATTTCTAGAGTGCCCCCGCGCACGACGCAGCGGCCGACGACCACGACGCCGAGCACGACGCCGGCGCCGGCCGACCCGCGCCCGGACTGCCCGGGCTCCTGCATCGTTTCACTATTGTCTTTCACGTGCTTCCGTGAGTATGATCCTCTTCTTCATCTTAGCTTCTAAATTAGATACGGTTAGTTGATACTTGATACGGTTGGTTGTTTAGTTGATGGGCTTGGCGAGGAAAGCCTATGGAAGACCCTGGGGAAGGACATGATGTGACGATCCTCATCAGCATTGGaggaccgactgaagaagaagaagtatacTGTTCTGAAGTTAAAATTGacgatgtgaaaaaaaaaaaaatgcttgattcaaaaaaaatttggcgCTAAGGGTTGTCTTCCAAtcgaaaatttgaatttcacgcCGTTTTCTATACTGATAAACTGGGTTTCTACTGACAACGCTCCTGGCGGGAGTAAATAATTCTCGCCAGCCTGTTTTCGATCAAGAGCGTAAATTAACTTTCACTTCTTATTTGttcaaataattaacaaaacaaaatgttttaattccaGGCAACGCAGAAATGACGGACGTGTTCAAGTGCAAGAAAGCTGGTACGCAATGTTGCGCGCCCAAATCCAAAGTGCTGGAAGTGACCGGTGTGCAGAGGAACGATACATATCCCCTCGCTACTCCACAGTACGAGCCCTATACCACCACGCCGCATCCCCCGCCCATGAGTAAGTGACATCATTGAGCTTATATGTAACTTGACAGGAATTTGCGCTTTATTTGGGCAAGATGAATTGCCCAACCAACCGGCAATGAGCGACTAATTCATCCATTAGTCCccgattttaatgaaaaattaaagaaTGCAGCAGCATAATATGCATTGTCTTTTATTTCAGCTGTCCCGTATGAACCAACTTACGGCTCAACGATAAGAGTGCCggaaaaatacaacaaatacgTTTGCGGAGTGAAAGGTAAAATTGTTTGcctatttataaaaaatccttAGAAATCCCCACTAAAATCGATTCTCTGTAGATGAGGCATCAGACAGTTGGAAACTACCTAGACACTCTCGTACGATGAGAACCCGGGCCTTGGCGTACGATggttcgttttctatagaaagtcACTTGCGAGCCTCGTTGATCGCATGATGCCTTCTAaatatagaaaacgaagtgtcggtcGCCTCGGCCTGGGCACGGACCATTCCAGCGCGAGTCCTTTATTATATCTACTCCTCCTTCTTACCTTAGATCACCTTCTGATCTGACTTCCGAATCGCTGTTTCGATTACACACATAAATACTTATtacattatttcatattttaggCGAGTACGTATCTGTATTTTGTTAATCATCATCTTTATTATGCTTGccaggaacttcctcccgcagTTCCCGCCGTCTCGGCCGAGTGATGGGCGGCGAGGACGGCGAGCGCGGCGAGTGGTGCTGGCAGGTGGCGCTCATCAACTCCCTGAACCAGTACCTGTGCGGCGCCGCGCTCATCGGCACACAGTGGGTGCTGACTGCGGCGCACTGTGTTACCAAGTGAGTATTCCATGGAACCTCCTCTAGTTCCCGTCTCGGCCAAGTTATAGACGGCGAGGATGGTAAGCGAGGCGAGTGGTCCTTAGCGGGGCCACCTGTCAAGTCTAAACATGAGAGCGCCAGCTCGTAAACTCCCTGAACCAGTATCTGTGTGGGGCCGCCCTCATCGGCATACACTGGGTGCTTTCTGCGGCGTACTGAAATTTATGTGCATTCGCTACGCAACCTCTTGTCAGATACAATGATACGttgatataaaatattaggCGCAAGATGACTGGCAACTTCTTGcatttaaattaattcattagaGAAAGAAGTAAGACATTTCTTAGAACAAGTGTTTTTAAATTGGTGCCGTGACCAAGATATGCATTCGATGATCacttaatctaaatatattaggtatgtagACACTACTGTAtatgttttgtataaaaaaaataagaaacgtTTATAATTATGGTAATATTCACAAACATGTAGAGACAATAAAAATCGAGAAAACAGAACATTAAGTGTGCATCACCAAATGGACCCATTTCAGCATAATGCTAGCTATAAAACCACcgctggtcttccgtagggCCCATTCCATTTTCTCCATTATCTTAGCATTTATAACTCGATTGCGCTCTCAGCTGCTGTTTTCGAACCTGGAGTCTGTAACGACATGCTAGAACCTCCAGGATTTTCCACTTTTACTGCGCTTAGACGAAGGCGCATAGTTTTAACaattaatacctacctaattttcATTGTTTACAGTATCGTCCGCTCCGGCGACGCCATCTACGTGCGCGTGGGAGACCACGACCTCACCCGCAAGTACGGCTCGCCCGGCGCCCAGACCCTGCGCGTGGCCACCACCTACATCCACCACAACCACAACAGCCAGACCCTGGATAATGATATAGCACTGCTCAAGCTACATGGGAAGGCGGAGCTCAAAGAAGGTCAGTTTATTTAACTTAGTTAATACACCTGTGTTTCATGTAGCAGACCACAGACCACCTCAACTACTAGACAGAGCACATAGGAAAACCGAGGTCTCCACACATAAACGCTCCCGTACTAATATAGTATGGGTGCATGACCGCTTGTTTCAGTTGCGTCCACAATTGcgaccaggccgcgtagccaacgttacaatcgtcaacgctccgtagcgtagtcatctctctctatcactcttccatattagtgcgattgtgacagt
The nucleotide sequence above comes from Cydia pomonella isolate Wapato2018A chromosome 2, ilCydPomo1, whole genome shotgun sequence. Encoded proteins:
- the LOC133531266 gene encoding protein masquerade — translated: MKLILVMLAVSPVLAQEDSFASSFLSGLLDTLDTQVDAKNCPGVCMHAIASLICSNVLDEVECPNPSMKCCVDEPLGNDTLSTTRRPFTTRYTTPDDEEEPTTPAPDRYKDSGNIACPGTCVENRLTQYCEAYLTSRDLCVSGRLCCVAKDGYGDRRPADLVVPSENKKHTKRPSTALTTTSAPSKYKGPTRKCRGDCISGLFALLCDHVDEDAYCPGEGTCCATEPKGEQTTTRRPQTTPRPTTPAPLPRCPGYCLLNIMAAFCERPAVLVSHTQCKTSGSVCCDNSRVPPRTTQRPTTTTPSTTPAPADPRPDCPGSCIVSLLSFTCFRNAEMTDVFKCKKAGTQCCAPKSKVLEVTGVQRNDTYPLATPQYEPYTTTPHPPPMTVPYEPTYGSTIRVPEKYNKYVCGVKGTSSRSSRRLGRVMGGEDGERGEWCWQVALINSLNQYLCGAALIGTQWVLTAAHCVTNIVRSGDAIYVRVGDHDLTRKYGSPGAQTLRVATTYIHHNHNSQTLDNDIALLKLHGKAELKEGVCLVCLPARGVSHAAGKRCTVTGYGYMGETGPIPLRVREAELPIVSDAECIRKVNAVTEKIFILPASSFCAGGEEGNDACQGDGGGPLVCQDDGFYELAGLVSWGFGCGRQDVPGVYVKVSAFIGWINQIISVNNL